A window of Halobellus sp. LT62 contains these coding sequences:
- a CDS encoding RPA family protein: MSDAVQGREVARRLFAAEFDDATLSYSEGDDERAPNYVVTPTGARVNRLFAVGALTEVEQVNEEIVRGRVADPTGAFVTYAGQYQPDAMGFLDRATPPCMVSLTGKARTYQPDDSERIFTSVRPESLNEVDADTRDRWVIAAAEATLDRVATMAAAVKLDVRGDDLTAALEARGVESALAQGVALAVDHYEPTEHYLEGIRQTAVQALELVAGEREAVDAPTAAPDEEGPRTLGSLPDVAAAAAAPDNAAAVPTEPSGDSDSEVGSGDDSESGSSAEPETDPTAEPEAEPTTASEDAAPVTDDAEESGTLGDFSPENGDEIDGGDEADTEADAEEDLEADVDSDEMYELDEEERAEIEAEYGTEFSTGNEVDDPGEADIDVPDVDELEDKVDEEAGSGSSEEASSADADEPSDSDEGETDEAPADVDLEDAAVSVMADLDDGDGADREAVVAAVVEEYGADPDDVDEAIREALMGGKCYEPAEGTLKSI, encoded by the coding sequence GTGAGCGACGCCGTCCAAGGCCGGGAGGTCGCTCGGCGGCTCTTCGCCGCGGAGTTCGACGACGCGACGCTGTCGTACTCTGAGGGCGACGACGAGCGCGCGCCGAACTACGTGGTGACGCCCACCGGCGCGCGCGTCAACCGGCTCTTCGCCGTCGGCGCGCTCACCGAGGTCGAACAGGTGAACGAGGAGATCGTCCGCGGTCGGGTCGCCGACCCGACGGGCGCGTTCGTCACCTACGCGGGCCAGTATCAACCTGACGCGATGGGCTTTCTCGACCGCGCGACCCCGCCGTGTATGGTCTCGCTGACGGGCAAAGCGCGCACCTACCAGCCCGACGACTCCGAGCGGATCTTCACCTCCGTCCGCCCGGAGAGCCTCAACGAGGTCGACGCCGACACCCGCGACCGCTGGGTCATCGCCGCCGCCGAGGCGACGCTCGACCGCGTCGCGACGATGGCCGCCGCCGTGAAATTGGACGTCCGCGGCGACGATCTCACCGCGGCGCTGGAAGCCCGCGGCGTCGAATCGGCGTTGGCGCAGGGCGTCGCGCTGGCGGTAGACCACTACGAGCCGACGGAACACTACCTCGAAGGGATCCGCCAAACGGCGGTGCAGGCGCTCGAACTCGTCGCGGGCGAGCGCGAGGCCGTCGACGCGCCGACCGCCGCCCCCGACGAGGAGGGACCGCGGACGCTCGGGTCGCTTCCGGACGTGGCCGCCGCGGCGGCCGCGCCGGACAACGCCGCGGCGGTTCCGACCGAGCCGTCCGGAGACTCCGACTCCGAGGTAGGGTCTGGAGACGACAGCGAGTCGGGATCGTCCGCTGAACCCGAGACTGACCCGACTGCTGAACCCGAGGCTGAACCGACCACTGCGTCCGAGGACGCTGCTCCCGTGACGGATGATGCGGAGGAATCCGGAACGCTCGGCGATTTCTCCCCAGAGAACGGCGACGAGATCGATGGGGGCGACGAGGCTGACACCGAGGCCGATGCCGAGGAGGACCTCGAAGCGGACGTCGACAGCGACGAGATGTACGAACTCGACGAGGAAGAGCGCGCCGAGATCGAGGCCGAGTACGGAACCGAGTTCTCGACCGGCAACGAGGTCGACGACCCGGGCGAGGCCGACATCGACGTGCCAGACGTCGACGAACTGGAGGACAAAGTCGACGAGGAAGCCGGTTCGGGGTCGAGCGAGGAAGCGTCGTCCGCGGATGCGGACGAACCGTCAGACTCCGACGAGGGCGAGACCGACGAAGCCCCGGCCGACGTCGACCTCGAAGACGCCGCGGTCTCGGTGATGGCCGACCTCGACGATGGCGACGGGGCCGACCGTGAAGCCGTCGTGGCGGCCGTCGTCGAAGAGTACGGCGCGGACCCCGACGACGTCGACGAGGCCATCCGAGAGGCGCTGATGGGCGGGAAGTGCTACGAGCCCGCGGAGGGGACGCTGAAGTCGATCTGA
- a CDS encoding metallophosphoesterase — translation MDPIDFDEGTDGAARDDSRDRSGASLVEPVPGEPAAVARVGGERALVVADYHAGIERGLRYERGVELESNAAVRRVRLLGLLDRVDPDRLVALGDLGHRIGGADGAEGDELDELLEAVLERVPVTLVAGNHDGGIAERFEPEYPDRFVVTGRDGVRLGRIGFVHGHTWPAREVVESDVVCVGHEHPAVRLEDSVGGGRKERAWLRGPLRPEPFAEQLGVDVADLDWRDPEVVVFPAFNDRSGGTWVNVEGQGFLAPFLPQALVEERADAYLLDGTRLGPYRSV, via the coding sequence GTGGACCCGATCGATTTCGACGAGGGCACGGACGGTGCCGCCCGAGACGACTCGCGCGACCGCTCGGGAGCGTCGCTCGTCGAGCCGGTCCCGGGCGAACCGGCGGCGGTCGCGCGGGTCGGCGGCGAACGAGCGCTCGTCGTCGCCGACTACCACGCCGGTATCGAGCGCGGCCTCCGCTACGAGCGCGGGGTCGAACTCGAGAGCAACGCGGCCGTTCGCCGGGTTCGACTTCTCGGCCTGCTCGACCGCGTCGACCCCGACCGCCTCGTCGCGCTCGGCGATCTCGGCCACCGGATCGGCGGGGCCGACGGCGCGGAGGGCGACGAACTCGACGAACTGCTGGAGGCGGTTCTCGAACGCGTGCCCGTGACGCTCGTCGCGGGCAACCACGACGGCGGGATCGCCGAGCGGTTCGAGCCCGAATACCCGGATCGGTTCGTCGTCACCGGCCGGGACGGCGTCCGTCTGGGACGGATCGGGTTCGTCCACGGCCACACGTGGCCCGCGCGCGAGGTCGTCGAGAGCGACGTCGTCTGCGTCGGCCACGAGCATCCCGCCGTCCGGCTGGAAGACAGCGTCGGCGGCGGCCGCAAGGAGCGCGCGTGGCTCCGGGGGCCGCTGCGTCCGGAGCCGTTCGCCGAGCAGTTGGGAGTCGACGTCGCGGACCTCGACTGGCGCGATCCCGAAGTGGTGGTCTTCCCGGCGTTCAACGATCGCTCGGGCGGCACGTGGGTCAACGTCGAGGGACAGGGGTTTCTCGCGCCGTTCCTGCCGCAGGCGCTCGTCGAGGAGCGGGCCGACGCGTACCTGCTCGACGGCACCCGATTGGGACCGTATCGGTCGGTCTGA